The Candidatus Malacoplasma girerdii genome has a segment encoding these proteins:
- the ftsH gene encoding cell division protein FtsH codes for MNDIKKEETSTDKNQNVKRPNRINPGVTKWIKWLITLSVIGLIIWGIWYVSVPHYSNVQPSSISYDKDKKKINVAVNNKTYTADPDSVSTQYYAELGSSTVYKFLMNTSEIGQIAFNASVIINVGTITVDGSSQLEAIRYAIMFNGSKESSPTYKFAINNKKNYVWDDTKQCYVSADDANNTLVNIYKNSITNAAIPSSTNLGTIVLQFLPNLLLIGLFVWFYLRLSKLQGGGEESIWSVGKSQAKLARSNVKFDDVAGLVEEKAELIELVDYLKNPNKYAAMGARAPKGLILYGPPGTGKTLLAKAVAGEAKVPFYQVTGSSFEDMLVGVGAKRVRDLFNNAKKTAPSIIFIDEFDSVAAKRGKFDIAGNSAGIADQTINQLLAEMDGFNTDAGIVIIAATNRLDVLDEAILRPGRFDRHIQVNLPDIKEREAILKIHAKNKNISAKVNLNDIARRTPGFSGAQLENVLNEATLLAVRNNKTSISTEDIDEAIDRVIAGPAKHTRVLTEDETKQIAYHEAGHALVGLNIPGSDVVEKITIIPRGQAAGYTLSTPEKQEIQIQKKSDLIGMITTTFGGRAAEEVIYGKEAISTGAANDLYKITNIARAMVAQLGMSELGMTQFIPTEGQQNPYSKSYSEQTAQKIDAEINKLLTNCYEKAKDIIRKNKEELDLIVTSLLVLETIVKSQIDYIHENKKLPAEVIEKQKQISTDSKTSIKKNKK; via the coding sequence ATGAACGATATTAAAAAAGAAGAAACTTCAACTGACAAAAATCAAAACGTTAAACGTCCAAACCGAATCAATCCAGGAGTCACTAAATGAATTAAATGGCTAATTACATTAAGTGTAATTGGATTAATTATTTGGGGGATTTGATACGTTAGTGTTCCGCATTACTCTAATGTGCAGCCATCTAGTATTTCATATGATAAAGATAAGAAAAAAATTAACGTTGCAGTTAATAATAAGACTTATACAGCAGATCCTGATAGCGTAAGCACACAATACTATGCTGAACTTGGTTCAAGCACTGTTTATAAGTTTTTAATGAATACAAGCGAAATTGGACAAATTGCTTTTAATGCAAGTGTAATTATTAATGTTGGAACAATTACTGTTGATGGTAGCAGCCAACTTGAAGCTATTAGATATGCTATTATGTTTAATGGTAGTAAAGAATCATCTCCAACATATAAATTTGCAATTAATAACAAGAAGAATTATGTTTGGGATGACACAAAACAATGTTATGTTTCGGCTGATGATGCCAACAACACACTAGTTAATATTTATAAAAACTCAATTACAAATGCTGCTATTCCTTCATCAACAAATCTTGGAACAATTGTCTTACAATTTTTACCTAACTTGTTGTTAATTGGTTTATTTGTTTGATTTTACTTACGCTTATCTAAATTACAAGGAGGCGGTGAAGAATCAATTTGATCAGTTGGTAAATCACAAGCTAAATTAGCAAGAAGTAATGTAAAGTTTGATGATGTTGCAGGATTAGTTGAAGAAAAAGCTGAATTAATTGAATTAGTTGATTATTTAAAAAATCCAAATAAATATGCTGCTATGGGTGCACGTGCACCAAAAGGATTAATTCTTTATGGACCTCCTGGAACAGGAAAAACATTATTAGCAAAAGCGGTTGCTGGAGAAGCTAAAGTTCCTTTCTATCAAGTAACAGGATCAAGTTTTGAAGATATGTTGGTTGGAGTTGGAGCTAAACGTGTGCGTGATTTATTTAATAATGCTAAAAAAACAGCACCAAGTATTATTTTCATTGATGAATTTGATAGTGTAGCGGCTAAGCGTGGTAAATTTGATATTGCGGGAAATTCAGCAGGAATTGCTGACCAAACAATTAACCAATTATTAGCAGAAATGGATGGATTTAATACAGATGCAGGAATTGTTATTATTGCAGCAACTAACCGTCTAGATGTATTAGATGAAGCAATTTTACGACCAGGAAGATTTGACCGCCACATTCAAGTTAATTTACCAGATATTAAAGAACGTGAAGCGATTCTAAAGATTCATGCTAAAAATAAAAATATATCAGCTAAAGTAAACTTGAACGATATTGCAAGACGTACACCTGGATTTAGTGGTGCCCAACTTGAAAATGTTTTAAATGAAGCAACACTTTTAGCAGTAAGAAACAATAAAACTTCAATTAGTACTGAAGATATTGATGAAGCAATTGATCGAGTCATTGCAGGTCCAGCAAAACATACTCGTGTATTAACTGAAGATGAAACGAAACAAATTGCTTATCATGAAGCAGGACATGCACTAGTTGGTTTAAATATTCCTGGAAGTGACGTTGTTGAAAAAATTACAATTATTCCTCGTGGACAAGCAGCTGGATATACATTAAGTACACCTGAAAAACAAGAAATTCAAATCCAAAAGAAATCAGATCTAATTGGAATGATTACGACTACTTTTGGTGGGCGAGCTGCTGAAGAAGTAATTTATGGTAAAGAAGCTATTTCTACAGGTGCAGCTAATGACCTGTATAAAATTACAAATATTGCCCGCGCAATGGTGGCTCAATTAGGAATGAGCGAGTTAGGTATGACACAATTCATTCCAACTGAAGGCCAACAAAACCCATATAGTAAATCTTATAGTGAACAAACAGCACAAAAAATTGATGCTGAAATTAATAAATTATTAACTAATTGTTACGAAAAAGCTAAAGATATTATCCGTAAAAATAAAGAAGAATTAGATTTAATTGTTACTAGTTTATTAGTGCTTGAAACAATTGTGAAATCACAAATTGATTACATTCACGAAAATAAAAAGTTACCTGCTGAAGTTATTGAAAAACAAAAACAAATTAGTACTGACAGCAAAACTTCCATTAAGAAAAATAAAAAATAA
- the mgtA gene encoding magnesium-importing ATPase: MAKKNNATTKGFLNTNKITSKITKTQNDQFLVYAKKDVNEVLKSLDTSKEGLKLEQIEDLREKYGLNTIATKKKDHWYNVLVDAFLNPFSVVLIVIALLNILTPIIERTKIEFGQWISFGLIMSMILISGIIKLFQERKSSKASEKLKEMIKTTTAIIRNGQTKEMPIEEVLPGDIIKLAAGDMIPADMRILSAKDLFITQSSLTGESEPVEKFATPINENTKSALDCNNLCFMGTSVSSGTAIGVVVNTGKNTIFGKVAKLLTSKTRKSSFDQGIRSVSWILIWTMLVMSLIIFIIAGTYTNRGIDNMTTRWIDALTYALAIAVGITPEMLPMIVTLNLAREAFNLSKQKTIVKKINSIQSFGAMDVLCTDKTGTLTEDKIILERHINIEGDDDQRVLSYAFLNSYYQTGLKNLIDHAIIEKAEFIGLDDPIRGFKKVDEIPFDFKRRRMSVIIEDNAGVKQLITKGAFEEIISVCSYVERQGKIIALNDQLKKQASDIVNNLNSQGMRVIAIAINNKQFTNDYMYSVKDESELCLVGFIALLDPPKETSYKAIKALQKHGVNVKVLTGDNDLVTKYICKQVGIKNQKILLGSDIENMDDKELQNKVMHYDIFAKLSPEQKSRIVLAIKTNKHVVGFMGDGINDTAAMKAADIGISVDTAVDIAKESADIILLEKDLTILEHGVIEGRKTFCNIIKYIKMTVSGNFGNILSLLIASLWLPFAPMYTTQILILNMIYDFSQYAIPWDKVDHNYYALPRKWDPKSIFKFMVYIGPISTIFDMISFSIMSYVLGWNGQDPNTINLFQTGWFFVSLLTQITVVYVLRTEKIPFIQSNPSYQVVASLLIILLVGFILVSAVNSPDLHYYPLISKEYHAWKWLLCSFGIMAMYMVVAQLVKQTYIKYRHEWL; encoded by the coding sequence ATGGCCAAGAAAAATAACGCAACTACTAAAGGTTTTTTAAATACTAATAAGATCACTAGTAAAATTACCAAAACACAAAATGATCAATTTTTAGTATATGCTAAAAAAGATGTAAATGAAGTACTTAAATCTTTAGATACTTCAAAAGAAGGATTGAAGTTAGAACAAATTGAAGATTTGAGAGAAAAGTACGGTTTAAATACCATTGCAACTAAGAAAAAGGATCACTGATATAACGTTTTAGTCGATGCTTTCTTAAATCCCTTTTCAGTTGTATTAATTGTTATTGCCTTATTAAATATTTTAACCCCAATTATTGAACGCACTAAAATTGAGTTTGGTCAATGAATCAGTTTTGGTCTAATTATGAGCATGATTCTTATTTCGGGAATTATTAAATTATTCCAAGAACGAAAAAGCTCTAAAGCTAGTGAAAAATTAAAAGAAATGATTAAAACAACAACTGCTATTATTCGTAACGGTCAAACTAAGGAAATGCCGATCGAAGAAGTGCTTCCTGGCGATATTATTAAATTAGCTGCAGGTGACATGATTCCTGCTGATATGAGAATTTTATCAGCTAAAGATTTATTCATTACCCAATCATCATTAACTGGCGAAAGTGAACCAGTAGAAAAATTTGCTACTCCAATTAATGAAAACACAAAAAGCGCATTAGATTGTAATAATCTTTGTTTTATGGGAACCTCTGTCTCTTCAGGAACGGCAATCGGAGTTGTTGTAAATACTGGAAAGAATACAATCTTTGGAAAAGTAGCAAAATTGCTGACAAGTAAAACAAGAAAGTCTAGTTTTGATCAAGGAATTCGTTCGGTTAGCTGAATTCTCATTTGAACAATGTTAGTGATGAGTTTAATCATCTTTATTATTGCTGGAACTTACACTAATCGAGGTATAGACAATATGACAACCAGATGAATTGATGCTTTAACTTATGCACTAGCTATTGCTGTTGGAATTACTCCAGAAATGCTACCAATGATTGTTACATTAAATTTAGCGCGTGAAGCGTTTAATTTATCAAAACAAAAAACGATTGTTAAGAAAATTAATTCCATTCAATCGTTTGGAGCAATGGATGTATTATGCACTGATAAAACAGGAACATTAACTGAAGATAAAATTATTCTTGAACGTCATATCAATATTGAAGGTGATGATGATCAACGTGTATTATCATATGCGTTCTTAAATAGTTATTACCAAACTGGTTTAAAAAATTTAATTGACCATGCCATTATTGAAAAAGCTGAATTTATTGGGTTAGATGATCCAATTAGGGGTTTTAAAAAAGTTGATGAAATACCTTTTGATTTTAAGCGCCGGAGAATGAGTGTAATTATTGAAGATAATGCTGGTGTAAAACAATTAATTACTAAAGGTGCGTTTGAAGAAATTATTAGTGTTTGTTCATATGTTGAACGTCAAGGTAAAATAATTGCATTAAATGATCAATTAAAAAAACAAGCAAGTGATATTGTTAATAACTTAAATAGTCAAGGTATGCGTGTTATTGCTATTGCTATTAATAACAAGCAATTTACTAATGATTATATGTATTCAGTTAAGGATGAAAGTGAACTGTGTTTAGTTGGATTTATTGCATTACTAGATCCACCAAAAGAAACATCATATAAAGCAATTAAAGCACTACAAAAACATGGTGTTAATGTTAAAGTCCTAACAGGAGACAATGACTTAGTTACTAAATATATCTGCAAACAAGTTGGTATTAAAAATCAAAAAATTCTTCTTGGCAGTGATATTGAAAATATGGATGATAAGGAATTGCAAAACAAAGTTATGCATTATGATATCTTTGCTAAATTATCTCCTGAACAAAAATCACGAATTGTTTTAGCAATTAAGACAAATAAACACGTTGTTGGATTTATGGGCGATGGTATCAATGATACTGCTGCTATGAAAGCTGCTGATATTGGAATATCAGTTGATACAGCTGTTGATATCGCTAAAGAAAGTGCTGATATTATTCTTCTTGAAAAAGATTTAACGATACTTGAACATGGTGTTATTGAAGGAAGAAAAACTTTTTGCAACATCATTAAATACATTAAAATGACTGTTTCAGGTAACTTTGGTAATATTCTAAGTTTGTTAATTGCTAGTCTTTGGTTACCATTTGCACCAATGTATACAACACAAATCTTGATCTTAAACATGATTTATGATTTTAGTCAGTATGCAATTCCATGGGATAAAGTTGATCATAATTATTATGCTTTACCAAGAAAATGGGACCCAAAGTCAATTTTTAAATTCATGGTCTATATTGGACCAATCAGTACTATTTTTGACATGATAAGTTTCAGCATTATGTCTTACGTTTTAGGGTGAAATGGTCAAGATCCAAATACAATTAATTTATTCCAAACTGGATGATTCTTTGTTAGTTTATTAACACAAATTACTGTTGTTTATGTTTTAAGAACTGAAAAAATTCCTTTCATTCAATCAAATCCTTCTTATCAAGTTGTGGCTTCATTATTAATTATTCTTTTAGTTGGTTTCATTCTTGTTAGCGCTGTTAATTCTCCTGATCTTCACTATTATCCATTAATTAGCAAAGAATATCATGCATGAAAATGACTACTATGTAGCTTTGGTATTATGGCAATGTACATGGTTGTTGCGCAGCTTGTCAAACAAACATATATAAAATATAGACACGAGTGATTATAA
- a CDS encoding metallo-beta-lactamase family protein has product MKKLFSDLIVLNNNNLANNTYVLINNNQCVIIDPSTYENELKSLIDENKYQCVGILLTHGHFDHIMCAFNLANYFGIKIYASANEKEVINKYSCAKELFGINAKIYEEYVTYFNGNNLEVKNFKFNILHTPGHTVGGVIYIYHNYVFSGDTLFIYDVGRWDLPTGDPRELIKSLKLIKSAVHDDQYILCGHDDKYVKFKEVKQLNRYLKQV; this is encoded by the coding sequence ATGAAAAAACTTTTTAGTGATTTAATTGTTTTAAATAACAATAATTTAGCCAATAATACGTATGTATTAATCAATAATAATCAGTGTGTGATTATTGATCCAAGTACATATGAAAATGAATTAAAGAGTTTAATTGATGAAAATAAATATCAATGTGTTGGAATATTGTTAACACATGGACATTTTGATCATATTATGTGTGCATTTAATTTAGCAAACTATTTTGGAATTAAAATATATGCATCAGCCAATGAAAAAGAAGTAATTAATAAGTATTCATGTGCTAAAGAATTATTTGGTATTAATGCCAAAATTTATGAAGAATATGTAACTTACTTTAATGGTAATAATTTAGAAGTTAAGAATTTTAAATTCAATATTCTTCATACTCCAGGGCATACGGTTGGAGGAGTAATTTACATCTACCATAATTATGTTTTTAGTGGCGACACATTATTTATTTATGATGTGGGTCGATGGGACTTACCAACTGGAGACCCAAGGGAATTAATTAAAAGTTTAAAACTAATTAAGAGTGCTGTTCATGATGACCAGTATATTTTGTGTGGCCATGATGATAAATATGTAAAATTTAAAGAAGTTAAACAGTTAAATAGATATTTAAAACAAGTTTAG
- the rpmG2 gene encoding 50S ribosomal protein L33 2 yields the protein MKINVPMVCSVCNSINYRVKKEKANPKRLELRKYCPKCQKVTLHKESR from the coding sequence ATGAAAATTAATGTTCCAATGGTATGTTCGGTATGTAATTCAATTAATTACCGAGTTAAGAAAGAAAAAGCTAATCCCAAACGATTAGAGTTAAGAAAATATTGCCCTAAATGTCAAAAGGTTACTTTGCATAAAGAAAGTCGTTAG
- a CDS encoding putative preprotein translocase subunit SecE, with amino-acid sequence MEKKEDKKEKKRLRLMENDYIKKQAEKLKKAKHARKEITLKYKKKIAGVKQEFLTNKKNLEKTKVKKIKFEFKERLFNLTNQRDYEIAKTYLTERKQRYAKMLVDKRIAFKIYHEKLKIAKQLYLDNLDKFKADQKQVLKQTKDKKEKEKINLEFEQKITEAKISYKNAEIVLQEQRDQSYEYEIDSGFILKRWFFGVGKEYQRMSYPSAKKTLRDFFIVIVVAGFIAGLFLLIDFIFTTF; translated from the coding sequence ATGGAGAAAAAAGAAGATAAGAAAGAAAAGAAACGCTTACGTTTAATGGAAAATGATTACATTAAAAAGCAAGCTGAAAAATTAAAAAAAGCAAAGCATGCACGAAAAGAAATTACTTTAAAATACAAGAAAAAAATTGCAGGAGTTAAGCAAGAATTCTTAACTAACAAGAAAAATCTTGAAAAAACCAAAGTTAAAAAAATTAAATTTGAGTTTAAAGAACGATTATTTAATTTAACTAATCAACGAGATTATGAAATTGCTAAAACTTATTTAACTGAACGTAAACAACGTTATGCTAAGATGCTTGTTGATAAAAGAATTGCCTTTAAAATTTATCATGAAAAGTTAAAAATTGCCAAACAATTATATTTGGATAATTTGGATAAGTTTAAGGCTGATCAAAAACAAGTATTAAAACAAACAAAGGATAAAAAAGAAAAGGAAAAAATTAACTTAGAATTTGAACAAAAAATAACTGAAGCAAAAATTAGTTACAAAAATGCGGAAATTGTTTTACAAGAACAAAGAGATCAAAGTTATGAATACGAAATAGATTCAGGATTTATTTTAAAACGTTGATTCTTTGGAGTTGGTAAGGAATACCAACGAATGAGTTATCCAAGCGCTAAGAAAACATTACGAGATTTCTTTATTGTAATTGTTGTTGCAGGATTTATTGCAGGATTATTTTTATTAATTGATTTTATTTTTACAACATTTTAG
- the nusG gene encoding transcription termination factor NusG — translation MKQQNNDLFQWFIITVIGGKEDSIIQTLKEKIVNFSYEEYVKEIKVFKTKVVKEEIFEKTSAALPKTMRNTKTIQWTTLPNGSYKKTTQRITNKFPGYVFINMLMDPQVWYCIRNTNGVLGFVGSSGKGAMPIPISIVEYEQVTAPNNTDVNDTTNESLINSETNEQENTASSENTETMKVIYECPFVVGNTVRIASGAFEGESGEIKSLDNSKGTAIVQIEVFGRSTNVELPYDQLKIDD, via the coding sequence ATGAAACAACAAAATAACGATTTATTTCAATGATTTATTATCACAGTAATAGGTGGCAAAGAAGATTCAATTATTCAAACATTAAAAGAAAAAATTGTGAACTTTTCTTATGAAGAATATGTAAAAGAAATTAAAGTATTCAAAACAAAAGTAGTAAAAGAAGAAATTTTTGAAAAAACAAGTGCAGCATTACCAAAAACAATGCGTAATACCAAAACAATTCAATGAACTACTTTGCCAAATGGTTCTTATAAAAAAACGACACAACGAATCACTAACAAGTTTCCCGGATATGTATTTATTAATATGTTAATGGATCCGCAAGTATGATATTGTATTCGTAATACAAACGGTGTGCTTGGATTCGTTGGTTCAAGTGGTAAAGGAGCAATGCCAATTCCAATTAGTATTGTTGAATATGAACAAGTTACTGCTCCAAATAACACTGATGTCAATGATACAACTAACGAATCATTAATTAATAGTGAGACTAATGAACAAGAAAATACAGCTTCTTCTGAAAATACAGAAACAATGAAAGTTATTTATGAATGCCCATTTGTAGTAGGTAATACGGTTCGAATTGCTAGTGGTGCATTTGAAGGTGAAAGTGGTGAAATTAAATCACTTGATAATAGTAAGGGAACTGCAATTGTTCAGATTGAAGTATTTGGACGATCAACTAATGTTGAACTTCCTTATGATCAATTAAAAATCGATGATTAA
- the argS gene encoding arginyl-tRNA synthetase — MINMDVRVVSNKNVIKIIQAEIAKAVSHTVDFLNEANISHKQIKIIIEKTKNPKFGDFTTNVALSIGLKKERAFLFASEIAKRLQNNKYFKTVNAVQPGFINLRISPLLMRRVIGEVLKKKDKFGKSKRNKQTWQIEFVSANPTGLLHIGHARNAAIGDTLANILAACGYDVVREYYINDAGNQIEKLALSVLIRYLNLYDQNITLPEDSYHGSEIIDVAEALKKLFHERYTGLKFDNDHIIVASSQEEILKNEIKRFSKNYLLDLIAETLEKFGVNMDIWFPESFLYKNNIIPSVLEKMKDSIYTADNATWLKTTLYGDDKDRVLIKSDGNYTYFLPDIAYHTIKMSRGYDKTIDIWGADHKSYADRMKIAMQLAGFKKEQLEILIMQMVRLIKNGEEFKMSKRTGNSLTLNDLVEAIGKDPARWYLVSQPMTTHLEIDVDKALSHDNNNPLYYVQYAYARINQIINKTKRKSYSFSKEFSELNNELEHELITYLATYEMTLNKIAQNFEVNILTLYLTNLAKTFHAYYAQVKIIDETNEQLSEQRLYLVKAVGQVIANGLKLLTIKPLEKM, encoded by the coding sequence ATGATTAATATGGATGTAAGAGTTGTTAGTAATAAGAACGTAATTAAAATTATTCAAGCTGAAATTGCTAAAGCAGTTTCACATACTGTTGATTTTCTTAATGAAGCTAATATTTCTCATAAGCAAATAAAAATCATTATTGAAAAAACAAAAAATCCTAAATTTGGTGATTTTACTACAAATGTTGCCCTATCAATTGGATTAAAAAAAGAACGAGCATTTTTATTTGCTTCTGAAATTGCTAAGCGACTACAAAATAATAAATATTTTAAAACTGTTAATGCAGTTCAACCTGGTTTTATTAATCTACGCATATCACCATTATTAATGCGTCGTGTTATTGGCGAAGTATTAAAAAAGAAAGATAAATTTGGTAAAAGTAAACGCAATAAACAAACATGACAAATTGAGTTTGTTAGTGCTAATCCAACTGGTTTATTACACATTGGCCATGCAAGAAATGCTGCTATTGGTGATACGCTAGCAAATATTTTAGCTGCATGTGGATATGATGTAGTTCGTGAATATTACATTAATGATGCTGGCAATCAAATTGAAAAATTAGCTTTAAGTGTTTTAATTCGTTACTTAAATCTATACGATCAAAATATTACTCTTCCTGAAGACTCTTATCATGGAAGTGAAATTATTGATGTTGCTGAAGCTTTAAAAAAACTTTTTCACGAACGATATACAGGTTTAAAATTTGATAATGATCATATTATTGTTGCAAGTAGTCAAGAAGAAATATTAAAAAATGAAATTAAGCGTTTTAGTAAAAATTATTTATTAGATTTAATTGCTGAAACACTAGAAAAATTTGGGGTTAATATGGACATATGATTTCCAGAAAGTTTTTTATATAAGAACAATATTATCCCAAGTGTTTTAGAAAAAATGAAAGACAGTATTTATACAGCTGATAACGCCACTTGATTAAAAACTACTTTATATGGAGACGATAAAGATCGAGTATTAATTAAAAGTGATGGTAATTATACGTACTTTTTGCCAGATATAGCTTATCACACCATTAAAATGTCGCGTGGATATGATAAAACAATTGACATTTGAGGTGCAGATCATAAGTCATATGCTGATAGAATGAAAATTGCAATGCAATTAGCGGGTTTTAAAAAAGAACAATTAGAAATTCTAATCATGCAAATGGTACGACTAATTAAAAACGGCGAAGAATTTAAAATGTCTAAACGTACAGGAAATTCATTAACATTAAATGATTTAGTTGAGGCAATTGGTAAAGATCCTGCACGTTGATATTTAGTATCACAGCCAATGACTACTCACTTAGAAATTGATGTTGATAAAGCATTAAGCCATGATAACAACAACCCACTTTATTATGTGCAATATGCTTACGCACGAATTAATCAAATTATTAATAAAACTAAAAGAAAATCGTATTCTTTTTCTAAAGAATTTAGTGAATTAAATAACGAACTTGAACATGAATTGATTACTTATTTAGCAACTTATGAAATGACATTAAATAAGATTGCTCAAAACTTTGAAGTAAATATTTTGACATTATATTTAACAAATTTAGCTAAAACATTTCATGCTTATTATGCACAAGTTAAAATTATTGATGAAACTAATGAACAATTAAGTGAACAACGATTATATTTAGTTAAAGCTGTTGGTCAAGTTATTGCTAACGGATTAAAATTATTAACTATTAAACCATTAGAAAAAATGTAA
- the recR gene encoding recombination protein recR translates to MLVIKEIEDLINTLKSLPNITSKQAEKIVYYLLNSDDDFVSSLINNIKDLRKNLQFCNQCNTISLTPICQICSNKARNQNQLCIVATSNDVDKIEATNSYSGLYFVLHQEISVKSKTPLNQNLTSKLLNLINKKDIKEIIIATNWTPDGEATAIFLKELIKHRIGNKVNIFRLAVGLPINSALNYADNETLTHALKNKTQY, encoded by the coding sequence ATGTTAGTTATTAAAGAAATTGAGGACTTAATTAATACATTAAAATCATTACCTAATATAACTAGTAAACAAGCTGAAAAAATTGTGTACTATTTATTGAATAGTGATGATGATTTTGTTTCGTCTTTAATCAATAATATTAAAGATCTACGCAAAAACCTACAATTTTGCAATCAATGCAATACAATTTCTTTAACACCAATTTGTCAAATTTGTAGTAATAAAGCAAGAAACCAAAACCAATTATGTATTGTTGCTACAAGTAATGATGTTGATAAAATTGAAGCAACAAATTCATACAGTGGTTTATATTTTGTTTTGCATCAAGAAATTAGCGTTAAATCAAAAACTCCTCTTAATCAGAATTTGACTAGTAAACTGTTAAATTTAATTAATAAAAAAGATATTAAAGAGATAATTATTGCTACTAATTGAACTCCAGATGGTGAAGCAACTGCTATATTCTTAAAAGAATTAATTAAGCATCGTATTGGTAACAAAGTTAATATTTTTCGTTTAGCTGTTGGACTACCAATTAATTCAGCATTAAATTATGCTGATAATGAAACACTGACACATGCATTAAAAAACAAGACACAATATTAG